The window GGCAGAGACAGCGCGGCCGGAGCACGGGGGGAGTGCCCGGCGCCGCTAGGGCAGACGGACGGGCCGGCCGCCGGAACTCCACGGCGGCACGGGTGCCGGGCCGGTGCGGCGGGACAGCACCGCGCCCCCGGGGCCGCACGGCCCCGGGGCGCCCCGGGTGGAGGTCGAACCGTGGATCAGAGCTTGAACATGGCGGTGTACGGCTGGGTGATCCGTTCCTGCCGTGAACCGAAGTCGACCAGTACCGCGATGTCACCGCCACCCTCGACGGCGATGGCCCGGCCGAGGCCGTACGTGTCGTGGGTGACCCTGTCGCCGACGGCGAACCGTTTGAGAGGAGCTTCGACCCGGGCCTTGAAGGGGCTGGTGGGCAGAGTACGCCGGACTGCTGCTGATTTCGTCATCTCCCCCAGTATGCGCCGGAACTCGCCCCAGTGGGCCCTCCGGAAGGTCTCGAATTCGCACATAACCGGAATCCGTATGGTGCGGTTCACCACCGCGCCGACGGAATTTCGCGGCCGCGGACGGTCTGCCACCGGCGCGAACCGCGTCGGCGGGGGCGGGCAGCACACCTGTGCCCGCCGCTCTTTCGAGCGATTCGCAGGCCCGGCCGGCCCCGCGCACCGGGACGCCAACTCCGCCGGGCGGCCGACCGGTTGGCGCTGCTTCCGCCGCCGCGACAGCCGGCCCCGGGCGGGGCCGCGGAGCCGCCGGGGGTGAATCCCTGCACCACGGAGACCCCCGGCCTGCTAGAGTCGAATGAGTTGCAGTAGTGGTTCCCATGAACTTTGTGTGGGCCTGCTGAGGTCTCGCAGGCGCATTTCTGTTTCCCGGCTCTTCCCCGGGTGGGTCATCATCGCGGCATCTCGGAGCACGCACCGTGCGAGCTCCGGACAGCCCCTTGAAGGAGATTTCTTTATGGCTAATGGCACTGTGAAGTGGTTCAACGCGGAAAAGGGCTTCGGCTTCATCGAGCAGGAGGGTGGCGGCCCCGACGTCTTCGCCCACTACTCGAACATCAACGCCAACGGCTTCCGTGAGCTGCTCGAGGGCCAGAAGGTCGAGTTCGACGTCACGCAGGGCCAGAAGGGCCCGCAGGCCGAGAACATTCGTCCGCTGTAGTTTCTGCCACGGCACCCGCCCGGCAGCGAGGGGCCCGCACCGCGTTCATGCCTGGTGCGGGCCCCTCGGCTTTTCGCAGGACCCACCGCTGCCCGGGCTTCATTCCCGGCTCCGCCACCGGCGGCCTTCCCCACGCGAGCTGCTCCGCGC of the Kitasatospora sp. NBC_01246 genome contains:
- a CDS encoding cold-shock protein is translated as MANGTVKWFNAEKGFGFIEQEGGGPDVFAHYSNINANGFRELLEGQKVEFDVTQGQKGPQAENIRPL